A single Pseudoalteromonas phenolica DNA region contains:
- the rpoC gene encoding DNA-directed RNA polymerase subunit beta', with protein MKDLLKFLKQQNKTEEFDAIRIGLASPDMVRSWSYGEVKKPETINYRTFKPERDGLFCARIFGPVKDYECLCGKYKRLKHRGVICEKCGVEVTLTKVRRDRMGHIELASPVAHIWFLKSLPSRIGLMLDMTLRDIERVLYFESFVVTEPGMTTLERGQLLGEEEYLDALEEHGDEFEAKMGAEAVLDLLKELDLGQLIAEMREELPTINSETKRKKITKRLKLMESFHQSGNNPEWMIMSVLPVLPPDLRPLVPLDGGRFATSDLNDLYRRVINRNNRLKRLLDLAAPDIIVRNEKRMLQEAVDALLDNGRRGRAITGSNKRPLKSLADMIKGKQGRFRQNLLGKRVDYSGRSVITVGPTLKLHQCGLPKKMALELFKPFIYGKLERRGMATTIKAAKKMVEREVPEVWDVLDEVIREHPVLLNRAPTLHRLGIQAFEPVLIEGKAIHLHPLVCAAYNADFDGDQMAVHVPLTLEAQLEARALMMSTNNILSPANGEPIIVPSQDVVLGLYYMTRDRINAKGEGIVFKDAKEAEKAYRTGVAELHARVKVRITETVIDEETGERSQQTSVIDTTVGRAILSLSTPEGLPFELINRALGKKQISALLNECYRRLGLKDTVVFADQVMYTGFHYAMKSGVSIGINDMVIPPTKAGIIEAAEAEVSEINQQFQSGLVTAGEKYNKVIDIWSRVNENLSREMMANLSKDTVVNAQGEEEEQPSFNSVFMMADSGARGSAAQIRQLAGMRGLMARPDGSIIETPITANFREGLNVLQYFISTHGARKGLADTALKTANSGYLTRRLVDVAQDLVITNDDCGTLDGLTMKPLIEGGDVVEPLRERVLGRVVAEDILKPGTEEVLVERNIMLDEKLCDLLEEHSVDEVRVRSVITCDNDYGVCAKCYGRDLARGHIINAGESVGVIAAQSIGEPGTQLTMRTFHIGGAASRASAENSVQVKNNGSLKLHNAKYVLNTDGKIVITSRSTEITIIDDHGREKERYKVPYGAVLSVQDGAEVKGNDIVATWDPHSHPIILEHESKVSFSDIDDSNTEAQTDDLTGLTRVVVKDLSKVNAKEPKLIIENEERGLQEIRLPSFTTIEITDGATAAPGQVLARIPQEGSKTRDITGGLPRVADLFEARKPKDPAILAEITGVVSFGKETKGKKRLVITPEEGDAYEEMIPKWRQLNVFEGEMVSKGEVIADGPESPHDILRLRGVTDVSNYIVNEVQEVYRLQGVKINDKHIETIIRQMLRKCIILDGGDTEFLAGEQVEVARVSIANRDLEKQGKIPAKYEIQLMGITKASLATESFISAASFQETTRVLTEAAVNGKSDELRGLKENVIVGRLIPAGTGFAYHQDRMNRRKQAELPVEEQTVSAEEATQALTDALNADLLGGEE; from the coding sequence GTGAAAGACTTACTTAAGTTTTTGAAGCAACAAAATAAGACCGAAGAATTTGATGCGATCCGCATCGGTCTTGCTTCACCAGACATGGTACGTTCTTGGTCTTACGGTGAAGTTAAAAAGCCTGAGACAATTAACTATCGTACGTTCAAGCCTGAGCGTGACGGCTTATTCTGTGCCCGTATTTTCGGCCCAGTAAAAGATTATGAGTGTTTATGTGGTAAATATAAGCGCTTAAAGCACCGTGGTGTTATTTGTGAAAAGTGTGGCGTAGAAGTTACTTTAACTAAAGTACGTCGTGACCGTATGGGTCACATTGAGCTAGCTAGCCCAGTTGCACACATTTGGTTCCTTAAGTCATTACCGTCTCGTATCGGCCTAATGCTAGATATGACACTTCGTGACATCGAGCGCGTACTTTACTTCGAATCATTCGTAGTAACTGAGCCAGGTATGACTACGCTAGAGCGCGGTCAGCTATTAGGCGAAGAAGAGTACCTAGATGCACTTGAAGAGCACGGTGATGAGTTCGAAGCTAAGATGGGTGCAGAAGCTGTACTTGATCTACTTAAAGAACTAGACCTAGGTCAGCTTATCGCAGAAATGCGTGAAGAGTTACCAACAATCAACTCTGAAACCAAGCGTAAGAAGATCACTAAGCGTCTTAAGCTGATGGAATCTTTCCACCAATCAGGTAACAACCCTGAGTGGATGATTATGAGCGTGCTTCCGGTTCTTCCACCAGATCTTCGTCCTCTAGTACCACTAGATGGCGGTCGTTTTGCAACGTCTGATCTGAACGACCTTTATCGTCGTGTTATTAACCGTAACAACCGTCTTAAGCGTCTTCTTGACTTAGCTGCACCAGACATCATCGTACGTAACGAAAAGCGTATGTTACAAGAAGCGGTTGATGCGCTACTTGATAATGGTCGTCGCGGTCGTGCGATCACAGGTTCTAACAAGCGTCCACTTAAGTCGCTTGCAGACATGATCAAAGGTAAGCAAGGTCGTTTCCGTCAAAACCTTCTAGGTAAGCGTGTTGACTACTCAGGCCGTTCTGTAATCACAGTTGGTCCTACGCTTAAACTTCACCAGTGTGGTCTTCCTAAGAAGATGGCACTTGAGCTATTCAAGCCATTCATCTACGGTAAGCTAGAGCGCCGTGGCATGGCAACAACCATCAAAGCTGCGAAGAAGATGGTTGAGCGTGAAGTACCAGAGGTATGGGACGTACTAGACGAAGTGATCCGTGAGCACCCAGTTCTACTTAACCGTGCACCAACACTTCACCGTCTTGGTATTCAAGCGTTTGAACCAGTACTAATCGAAGGTAAAGCAATCCACCTACACCCACTAGTGTGTGCGGCGTATAACGCTGACTTCGATGGTGACCAAATGGCGGTACACGTACCGTTAACATTAGAAGCACAGCTAGAAGCACGTGCCCTAATGATGTCAACGAACAACATTTTATCACCAGCGAACGGTGAGCCTATTATCGTTCCATCACAGGACGTTGTATTAGGTCTTTACTACATGACGCGTGATCGCATCAATGCCAAAGGTGAAGGCATTGTATTTAAAGATGCGAAAGAAGCTGAAAAAGCATACCGTACAGGTGTTGCTGAACTTCATGCTCGCGTTAAAGTTCGTATTACAGAAACTGTTATCGACGAAGAGACTGGTGAGCGTTCACAACAGACTTCTGTTATAGACACAACTGTTGGTCGTGCAATCCTTTCTCTAAGCACACCTGAAGGCTTACCATTTGAGCTTATCAACCGTGCATTAGGTAAGAAGCAAATTTCTGCACTTCTAAATGAGTGTTACCGTCGCCTAGGTCTTAAAGACACAGTTGTGTTTGCTGACCAAGTGATGTACACAGGTTTCCACTACGCGATGAAGTCAGGTGTATCTATCGGTATTAACGATATGGTAATCCCACCGACGAAAGCAGGCATCATTGAAGCGGCTGAAGCGGAAGTATCTGAAATTAACCAACAGTTCCAATCAGGTCTTGTAACTGCGGGTGAAAAGTACAACAAAGTAATCGATATCTGGTCACGTGTTAACGAAAACCTTTCACGTGAAATGATGGCGAACTTATCAAAAGATACAGTTGTGAATGCACAGGGTGAAGAAGAAGAGCAACCTTCTTTCAACTCGGTATTCATGATGGCCGACTCAGGCGCACGTGGTAGTGCTGCTCAGATCCGTCAGTTAGCGGGTATGCGTGGTCTAATGGCACGTCCAGATGGTTCAATCATCGAAACACCAATCACGGCGAACTTCCGTGAAGGTCTGAACGTACTACAGTACTTCATCTCGACGCACGGTGCGCGTAAAGGTCTAGCCGATACGGCACTTAAGACAGCGAACTCGGGTTACCTAACTCGTCGTCTAGTAGACGTTGCACAAGACTTAGTTATCACAAACGACGATTGTGGCACGTTAGACGGTCTAACAATGAAGCCGCTAATCGAAGGTGGTGACGTTGTTGAGCCACTTCGCGAGCGTGTATTAGGTCGTGTTGTTGCTGAAGACATCTTAAAGCCAGGTACTGAAGAAGTACTTGTTGAGCGTAACATCATGCTTGACGAAAAACTGTGTGACCTTCTAGAAGAGCACTCAGTGGACGAAGTACGTGTACGTTCAGTTATCACATGTGATAACGATTACGGTGTATGTGCTAAATGTTATGGTCGTGACCTAGCACGTGGTCATATCATCAACGCAGGTGAATCAGTAGGTGTTATCGCCGCTCAGTCAATCGGTGAGCCGGGTACACAGCTTACGATGCGTACATTCCACATCGGTGGTGCTGCATCAAGAGCGTCAGCAGAAAACAGCGTACAAGTTAAGAATAACGGTAGCCTGAAGTTACATAATGCAAAATATGTATTAAACACTGACGGTAAGATTGTTATCACTTCACGTTCAACTGAGATCACAATCATTGATGATCACGGTCGTGAGAAAGAGCGCTATAAGGTACCTTACGGTGCTGTACTTTCTGTACAAGATGGTGCAGAAGTTAAAGGTAACGATATCGTTGCAACATGGGATCCGCACAGTCACCCAATCATTCTTGAGCATGAATCAAAAGTGTCGTTCTCTGACATTGATGATAGCAACACAGAAGCACAGACTGATGACCTTACAGGTTTAACACGTGTTGTTGTTAAAGACCTATCTAAGGTTAATGCGAAAGAACCTAAGCTAATTATTGAGAACGAAGAACGTGGTCTTCAAGAGATCCGTCTACCTTCATTCACAACGATTGAAATCACAGATGGCGCAACAGCGGCACCTGGTCAGGTTCTAGCGCGTATTCCGCAAGAAGGTTCGAAGACTCGTGATATCACGGGTGGTCTACCTCGAGTTGCTGACTTATTCGAAGCGCGTAAGCCAAAAGATCCTGCAATCCTTGCAGAAATCACAGGTGTTGTGAGCTTCGGTAAAGAGACAAAAGGCAAGAAACGTCTTGTTATCACACCAGAAGAGGGTGATGCATACGAAGAGATGATCCCGAAATGGCGTCAGCTTAACGTGTTCGAAGGTGAAATGGTTTCTAAAGGTGAAGTTATCGCCGATGGTCCAGAGTCTCCGCACGATATCCTTCGTCTTCGTGGTGTAACTGATGTATCTAACTACATCGTTAACGAAGTACAAGAAGTTTACCGCTTACAGGGTGTAAAGATTAACGATAAGCACATCGAAACGATCATTCGCCAAATGCTACGTAAGTGCATCATCCTAGATG